A genome region from uncultured Desulfovibrio sp. includes the following:
- the truA gene encoding tRNA pseudouridine(38-40) synthase TruA, with the protein MRLCLLLAYDGSRYSGWQIQESPSPPPTIQGRVEQALSRLCAGSIRVFGSGRTDAGVHAHGQVAHADVPDRRAGLPWRHALNSLLPPDIRVLLAVPAPTDFHARVDALHKTYCYDFWREPAFVPPRLAPFVWACGPLDPGPMREALVQLTGQHDFASFQNTGTPVRDTVRRVLHASLEPLPAVPLYPPHVPALRLRITATGFLKQMVRNVAGLLAACGRGRLDSSRVPALLAARDRRALPTPTAPPQGLALTRVVYAPGRIPELDALWSGDHGAVPSPPSV; encoded by the coding sequence ATGCGTCTCTGCCTGCTTCTGGCCTATGACGGCAGCCGCTACAGCGGCTGGCAAATCCAGGAAAGCCCCTCGCCCCCGCCCACCATTCAAGGCAGGGTGGAGCAGGCGCTCTCCCGCCTTTGCGCCGGAAGCATACGGGTCTTTGGTTCGGGGCGCACCGATGCCGGCGTGCATGCCCACGGGCAGGTAGCCCATGCGGACGTACCCGACAGGCGCGCCGGTCTGCCCTGGCGCCATGCCCTGAACAGCCTGCTGCCGCCGGATATTCGCGTGCTGCTGGCGGTTCCCGCCCCGACGGACTTTCATGCCCGCGTGGATGCCCTGCACAAGACCTACTGTTACGACTTCTGGCGGGAACCGGCCTTTGTGCCGCCCCGTCTGGCCCCCTTTGTGTGGGCATGCGGTCCGCTGGACCCCGGCCCCATGCGCGAGGCGCTGGTGCAGCTCACGGGGCAGCATGACTTCGCCAGCTTCCAGAATACGGGCACGCCGGTCCGGGACACGGTGCGCCGGGTGCTGCACGCCAGCCTGGAACCGCTGCCGGCCGTGCCCCTGTACCCGCCGCATGTGCCGGCCCTGCGCCTGCGCATCACGGCCACCGGCTTTCTCAAACAGATGGTCCGCAACGTGGCCGGCCTGCTGGCGGCCTGCGGACGCGGCCGTCTGGACAGCTCCCGGGTACCGGCGCTGCTGGCGGCCCGGGACCGTCGCGCCCTGCCCACGCCCACGGCGCCGCCGCAGGGGCTGGCCCTGACCCGCGTGGTCTACGCGCCCGGGCGCATTCCAGAGCTGGACGCCCTGTGGTCTGGCGACCATGGCGCAGTTCCGTCCCCCCCATCCGTCTGA